Proteins encoded in a region of the Mycoplasma feriruminatoris genome:
- the rplK gene encoding 50S ribosomal protein L11, protein MAKKITRVAKLEFMAMQAKPGAELASLGINMPAFTREFNDATKDRAGDVVPVVITAYDDKSFDFVLKTTPTAYMLKKVAKIERGASNSRTQTVATVTLDQIRSIAEYKMPDLNANTVEAAMKQIIGTAKNMGIKVTGMEDFK, encoded by the coding sequence GTGGCTAAAAAAATCACACGTGTGGCTAAATTAGAATTTATGGCTATGCAAGCAAAACCTGGTGCAGAATTAGCTTCATTAGGAATTAACATGCCTGCATTTACAAGAGAATTCAACGATGCTACTAAAGATAGAGCAGGAGATGTAGTTCCTGTTGTTATTACAGCATATGATGATAAATCATTTGACTTTGTTTTAAAAACTACTCCAACTGCATATATGTTAAAAAAAGTTGCAAAAATTGAAAGAGGAGCAAGTAATTCTAGAACTCAAACTGTTGCAACTGTTACATTAGATCAAATTAGATCTATTGCAGAATACAAAATGCCAGATTTAAATGCAAATACTGTTGAAGCAGCAATGAAACAAATTATTGGAACAGCTAAAAATATGGGAATCAAAGTTACAGGTATGGAGGACTTTAAATAA
- the rplJ gene encoding 50S ribosomal protein L10, with amino-acid sequence MSNSRPAHARKAEIVAEIVSKIKSAQGVAIAEYKHLTVAKMTELRVQALKQNIDIKVYKDSLVRRAAEELGLVDLIPFLTQQNVFIFSTEDSISAAKLVANFAKKNDALKLKAGIYEGKVVDTAGINEVASLPSKEELYSMFASSLLYPLRKVMAAINAVAETRN; translated from the coding sequence ATGTCAAATTCAAGACCTGCTCACGCACGTAAAGCTGAAATAGTTGCTGAAATTGTTTCAAAAATTAAAAGTGCTCAAGGTGTTGCAATTGCTGAATACAAACATTTAACAGTTGCTAAAATGACTGAATTAAGAGTTCAAGCCTTAAAACAAAATATTGATATTAAGGTTTACAAAGATTCACTTGTAAGAAGAGCTGCTGAAGAATTAGGTTTAGTTGATTTAATTCCATTCTTAACTCAACAAAACGTATTTATCTTCTCAACTGAAGATTCAATTTCTGCAGCTAAATTAGTTGCAAATTTTGCTAAGAAAAATGACGCTCTTAAATTAAAAGCTGGTATTTATGAAGGCAAAGTTGTTGATACTGCTGGAATCAATGAAGTTGCATCTCTACCATCAAAAGAAGAACTATACTCAATGTTTGCTTCAAGTTTACTATACCCATTGAGAAAAGTTATGGCTGCTATTAACGCAGTTGCTGAAACTAGAAATTAA
- the rplA gene encoding 50S ribosomal protein L1 has protein sequence MAKISKRFKEALSKVEKNKVYPLTEALDLAKQTATTKFDSTVEVAFNLNIDPRKADQQIRGAVVLPAGTGKTQRVLVLTNTKTKEAEQAKADIVGGEELINRIKNENWFDFDIIVATPEMMAKLGAIGKILGPKGLMPNPKTGTVTMDVAKAIDDIKKGKVEYRADKEGNVHLIIGKVSFEAERLEENFKAVIDEIRRVKPQTVKGDYIKNVTLSTTMGPGIKVEF, from the coding sequence ATGGCTAAAATCAGTAAAAGATTTAAAGAAGCTTTAAGTAAAGTTGAAAAAAATAAAGTTTATCCATTAACTGAAGCTTTAGATTTAGCAAAACAAACTGCTACAACAAAATTTGATTCAACTGTTGAAGTTGCATTTAATTTAAACATTGACCCAAGAAAAGCTGATCAACAAATCCGTGGAGCTGTAGTTTTACCTGCAGGTACTGGAAAAACTCAAAGAGTTTTAGTTTTAACTAATACTAAAACTAAAGAAGCTGAACAAGCAAAAGCTGATATTGTTGGTGGAGAAGAATTAATCAACAGAATTAAAAATGAAAACTGATTTGATTTTGATATCATTGTTGCTACTCCAGAAATGATGGCAAAATTAGGAGCTATTGGTAAAATTTTAGGTCCTAAAGGATTAATGCCAAACCCAAAAACTGGAACTGTAACTATGGATGTTGCTAAAGCAATTGATGATATTAAAAAAGGAAAAGTTGAATATCGTGCTGATAAAGAAGGAAACGTTCATTTAATTATTGGTAAAGTTTCATTTGAAGCTGAAAGATTAGAAGAAAACTTTAAAGCTGTTATTGATGAAATTAGAAGAGTTAAACCTCAAACTGTAAAAGGTGATTACATTAAAAATGTAACTTTATCAACTACAATGGGTCCTGGTATCAAAGTTGAATTTTAA
- a CDS encoding UTP--glucose-1-phosphate uridylyltransferase, producing the protein MKIRKAIIPCAGFGTRFLPFTKSQAKEMLPIIDKPAIEYIVQEAINSGIEEILLIIRSGKNNIANHFNRNKELEHFLVEKNKLSELELISEKYNATIYYIMQEEQLGLGHAISLAKEFIKNEPFAILLGDDLFKCNTPAIKQLIDVFEKYQQNVLGTICIDKKDSKKYGICKVDQISDDVYKVESLIEKPDVECAPSNIAIGGRYVLLPEVFKYLDMQIKGKSGEIELTDAILKTLDETECYAKVINGSRYDLGNKIGYLHAILDFGLEREDLKDQFLSLIETKIEKLTASN; encoded by the coding sequence ATGAAAATAAGAAAAGCCATTATTCCTTGTGCTGGATTTGGAACAAGATTTCTACCTTTTACTAAATCTCAAGCAAAAGAAATGTTACCTATTATTGATAAACCTGCAATAGAATATATTGTTCAAGAAGCTATAAATAGTGGAATTGAAGAGATTTTACTTATAATCAGATCTGGAAAAAATAATATAGCAAATCACTTTAATAGAAATAAAGAACTTGAACATTTTTTAGTAGAAAAAAATAAGTTAAGTGAATTAGAATTAATAAGTGAAAAATACAATGCAACAATTTATTATATTATGCAAGAAGAACAACTTGGATTAGGTCATGCAATTTCACTAGCAAAAGAATTTATAAAAAATGAACCTTTTGCTATACTTTTAGGTGATGACTTATTTAAATGCAACACACCTGCTATTAAACAATTAATAGATGTTTTTGAAAAATATCAACAAAACGTTTTAGGTACTATTTGTATTGATAAAAAAGATAGTAAAAAGTATGGAATTTGTAAAGTAGATCAGATTTCAGATGATGTTTATAAAGTTGAATCATTAATTGAAAAACCTGATGTTGAATGTGCACCAAGTAATATTGCAATTGGTGGTAGATATGTTTTATTACCTGAAGTATTTAAATATTTAGATATGCAAATAAAAGGCAAAAGTGGAGAAATTGAATTAACTGATGCAATATTAAAAACTTTAGATGAAACTGAATGTTATGCAAAAGTTATTAATGGTTCAAGATATGATCTTGGAAATAAAATTGGTTATTTACACGCTATTTTAGATTTTGGTTTAGAAAGAGAAGATTTAAAAGATCAATTCTTAAGTTTAATTGAAACTAAAATAGAAAAATTAACTGCAAGCAATTAA
- the rpoC gene encoding DNA-directed RNA polymerase subunit beta', with protein sequence MENLNRKKAIKIELANPDTIRSWSHGEVLKPETINYKTLKAEKDGLFDERIFGPTKNYECVCGRYKKANPMNKGKVCEKCGVELTESIVRRERMGHIELEEPVTHIWMLKVAPYRIAAILDLKAKELEEVVYFVSHIVLEQGNQKHFVEKEVLDLGSSRITKTREKLQLTILDVIDQINDPNHRDTKKANRLLEELKNTAIPFSIDEATSLISKYTNAKFGIGARAVEYLLEKVDLKKEIEAIKVQLENSKKTPNERTKLLKRLETFDALKRSNQRPEWMVMRVIPVIPPDIRPIIQLDGGRFTTSEINDLYRRIIIRNERLKKVKEMGAPSIIVNNEKRMLQEAVDALFDNERKPKPVQGKNKRPLKSLTSVLKGKQGRFRQNLLGKRVDYSARSVIAIGPDLKMYQAGLPREMAITLFKPFVIQWLQDHEYAENVKIAEKMLLQNDPKVWEALEQVIKDRPVLLNRAPTLHRLGIQAFEPKLVKGKAIRLHPLVTTAFNADFDGDQMAVHVPITKEAVAESRALMLGSSAILGPKDGKAIVTPGQDIILGNYYLTTEEKDAKGQGMIFSSLDEAFMAYNNNQVHLNSLIGIALSALPEQKFSNKNQRLNSYLLTTVGKLYFNQIFDDNFPWINSNNIWNAKEAVKEFIYDFSQDINTVISNVQVQQPIKKKELSLIIERYFESHGARKTAEMLDKMKDLGFSFSTKSGTTISAGDVVAFTHKYDEFKQADQKVEQITDFYNMGMLTSSEKKRRIIEVWSDVKDKIQNELATVLRKDVKNPIFVMVDSGARGNVSNFTQLVGMRGLMNDTKGDIKEIPIKSSFREGLTVSEYFVSTHGARKGMADIALKTADSGYLTRRLVDVSQEIVVVNEDCEPTKGFEVSAIIDTKHDNVIVPLKDRLVGRYTFEDIYDDNKNLIVTANTLIDKNIAEKIIMAGISSVIIRSVLTCDNKRGVCQKCYGLNLATASVVNIGEPVGVIAAQSIGEPGTQLTMRNFHTGGVAGNVDITQGLPRIKELLDVTTPKGAVAIISEVNGVVSEIEDYNGVFVINIVTENEEVKKYKTEFNSVLRVEEGSSVVAGQKLTEGAIDLHQLLEFGGIQDVQNYILKEVQKVYRLQGIEISDKYIEIIIKQMLNKVKITDSGDSDLLPGEIITIQNYKEVVQDCIVKSIRPPLSKAQIFGIKKAPLESGSWLSSASFQDTARVLTRAIIKGKEDKLEGLKENIMLGNLIPAGTGLTGTKEVEELAETYHNNEY encoded by the coding sequence ATGGAAAATTTAAATCGTAAAAAAGCAATAAAAATTGAATTAGCTAACCCTGATACAATTCGATCATGATCACATGGAGAAGTTTTAAAACCAGAAACTATTAACTATAAAACATTAAAAGCTGAAAAAGATGGGCTATTTGATGAAAGAATTTTTGGTCCTACTAAAAACTATGAATGTGTTTGTGGAAGATATAAAAAAGCAAACCCTATGAATAAAGGAAAGGTTTGTGAAAAATGTGGTGTTGAATTAACTGAATCAATTGTTCGTAGAGAAAGAATGGGACATATTGAATTAGAAGAACCAGTTACTCACATTTGAATGCTTAAAGTTGCTCCTTATAGAATTGCTGCAATTTTAGATTTAAAAGCAAAAGAATTAGAAGAAGTAGTTTACTTTGTTTCTCATATTGTTTTAGAACAAGGAAATCAAAAACATTTTGTTGAAAAAGAAGTTCTAGATTTAGGTTCATCAAGAATTACTAAAACTAGAGAAAAACTACAACTAACAATTTTAGATGTTATTGATCAAATTAATGATCCAAATCATAGAGATACTAAAAAAGCTAATAGATTATTAGAAGAATTAAAAAACACTGCTATTCCATTTTCAATTGATGAAGCAACTAGTTTAATTAGTAAATATACTAATGCTAAATTTGGAATTGGAGCTAGAGCTGTTGAATATTTATTAGAAAAAGTAGATCTTAAAAAAGAAATTGAAGCTATTAAAGTTCAACTTGAAAATTCTAAAAAAACCCCAAATGAAAGAACTAAATTATTAAAACGTTTAGAAACTTTTGATGCTTTAAAACGTTCTAATCAACGTCCTGAATGAATGGTTATGAGAGTAATTCCAGTTATTCCACCAGACATTCGTCCTATTATTCAATTAGATGGTGGACGTTTTACTACTTCTGAAATTAATGATTTATATAGAAGAATTATTATCAGAAATGAAAGATTAAAAAAAGTTAAAGAAATGGGTGCACCATCAATTATTGTAAATAACGAAAAACGTATGTTACAAGAAGCTGTTGATGCTTTATTTGATAATGAAAGAAAACCAAAACCAGTTCAAGGAAAAAATAAACGTCCATTAAAATCATTAACTAGTGTTTTAAAAGGAAAACAAGGTAGATTTAGACAAAACTTATTAGGAAAACGTGTTGATTATTCAGCAAGATCAGTTATTGCAATTGGACCTGATCTAAAAATGTATCAAGCAGGTTTACCAAGAGAAATGGCTATTACTTTATTTAAACCTTTTGTAATTCAATGACTTCAAGATCATGAGTATGCAGAAAATGTAAAAATTGCAGAAAAAATGTTATTACAAAACGATCCAAAAGTTTGAGAAGCTTTAGAACAAGTTATTAAAGACAGACCAGTGTTATTAAACCGTGCTCCTACTTTACACCGTTTAGGAATTCAAGCTTTTGAACCTAAATTAGTTAAAGGAAAAGCTATTCGTTTACACCCATTAGTTACAACTGCATTTAATGCCGATTTTGATGGGGATCAAATGGCTGTTCACGTTCCTATTACAAAAGAAGCTGTTGCTGAATCTAGAGCTTTAATGTTAGGATCAAGTGCAATTTTAGGACCAAAAGATGGAAAAGCAATTGTTACTCCCGGTCAAGATATCATTTTAGGAAACTACTATTTAACAACTGAAGAAAAAGATGCTAAAGGTCAAGGAATGATTTTTTCAAGTTTAGATGAAGCATTTATGGCTTATAACAATAACCAAGTTCATTTAAACTCATTAATCGGAATTGCTTTATCAGCTTTACCAGAACAAAAATTTAGTAATAAAAATCAAAGATTAAATTCTTATTTATTAACAACTGTTGGAAAATTATATTTCAACCAAATTTTTGATGATAATTTCCCATGAATTAACTCAAATAATATTTGAAATGCAAAAGAAGCAGTTAAAGAATTTATTTATGATTTTTCACAAGATATAAATACTGTAATTAGTAATGTTCAAGTTCAACAACCAATTAAGAAAAAAGAATTATCTCTAATTATTGAAAGATATTTTGAATCACATGGTGCTAGAAAAACTGCTGAAATGCTAGATAAAATGAAAGATTTAGGATTTAGTTTTTCAACAAAATCAGGAACTACAATTTCAGCTGGAGATGTTGTTGCGTTTACTCATAAATATGATGAATTTAAACAAGCAGATCAAAAAGTTGAACAAATTACTGATTTTTACAATATGGGTATGTTAACTTCTAGTGAAAAGAAACGTAGAATTATTGAAGTTTGATCTGATGTAAAAGATAAAATTCAAAATGAATTAGCTACAGTTTTACGTAAAGATGTTAAAAACCCTATCTTTGTAATGGTTGATTCTGGAGCTCGTGGTAATGTTTCAAACTTTACTCAATTAGTTGGTATGCGTGGATTGATGAACGATACTAAAGGTGATATTAAAGAAATTCCTATTAAATCATCATTCCGTGAAGGACTAACAGTTTCTGAATACTTTGTTTCAACTCACGGTGCTAGAAAAGGTATGGCAGATATTGCCTTAAAAACTGCAGATTCAGGATATCTAACTAGAAGATTAGTTGACGTTTCTCAAGAAATTGTTGTTGTTAATGAAGATTGTGAACCAACTAAAGGATTTGAAGTATCAGCAATTATTGATACAAAACACGATAATGTTATTGTTCCATTAAAAGATAGATTAGTTGGAAGATATACATTTGAAGACATTTATGATGATAATAAAAACTTAATTGTTACAGCTAATACATTAATTGATAAAAATATTGCTGAAAAAATTATTATGGCAGGAATTAGTTCAGTAATTATTAGATCAGTATTAACTTGTGATAATAAACGTGGTGTTTGTCAAAAATGTTATGGATTAAACTTAGCTACAGCATCAGTTGTTAATATTGGTGAACCAGTTGGAGTAATTGCTGCTCAATCAATTGGAGAACCTGGTACTCAATTAACAATGCGTAACTTCCATACTGGGGGAGTTGCTGGTAATGTTGATATTACTCAAGGTCTACCTCGTATTAAAGAATTACTAGACGTTACAACTCCAAAAGGAGCAGTTGCTATAATTTCTGAAGTTAATGGTGTAGTTAGTGAAATTGAAGATTATAATGGTGTTTTTGTAATTAATATTGTTACTGAAAATGAAGAAGTTAAAAAATACAAAACTGAATTTAACTCAGTATTACGTGTTGAAGAAGGTTCAAGTGTTGTTGCTGGTCAAAAATTAACTGAAGGAGCTATTGATTTACATCAATTATTAGAATTTGGTGGAATTCAAGATGTTCAAAACTACATTTTAAAAGAAGTACAAAAAGTTTATAGACTACAAGGTATTGAAATCTCAGATAAATATATTGAAATCATCATTAAACAAATGTTAAATAAAGTAAAAATTACTGATAGTGGTGATTCTGATTTATTACCTGGAGAAATTATTACTATTCAAAACTATAAAGAAGTTGTTCAAGATTGTATTGTTAAATCAATAAGACCACCATTATCAAAAGCACAAATCTTTGGTATTAAAAAAGCACCTTTAGAATCTGGTTCTTGATTATCTTCAGCTTCATTCCAAGATACTGCTAGAGTATTAACTAGAGCAATTATTAAAGGAAAAGAAGATAAACTTGAAGGATTAAAAGAAAATATTATGTTAGGTAACTTAATTCCAGCTGGTACTGGTTTAACTGGAACAAAAGAAGTTGAAGAACTAGCTGAAACTTATCATAATAATGAATATTAA
- the rplL gene encoding 50S ribosomal protein L7/L12 — MPITKDEIIKALEEMKLNELNELVKAIEDHFGVVASVGVAAAAPAEAADAAPSEVSVVMTSVGQQKVAVIKVVKELTGVGLMDAKKIVDGTMPVTIKEHVKPEEAEEMKAKLVEAGASIDLK; from the coding sequence ATGCCAATCACTAAAGATGAAATTATTAAAGCATTAGAAGAAATGAAATTAAACGAATTAAACGAATTAGTTAAAGCTATTGAAGACCACTTTGGAGTTGTTGCATCAGTTGGTGTTGCAGCTGCTGCTCCAGCTGAAGCTGCTGATGCTGCTCCAAGTGAAGTTTCAGTTGTTATGACTTCAGTAGGACAACAAAAAGTTGCAGTTATTAAAGTAGTTAAAGAATTAACTGGTGTTGGATTAATGGATGCTAAAAAAATCGTTGATGGAACAATGCCTGTAACTATTAAAGAACACGTAAAACCAGAAGAAGCTGAAGAAATGAAAGCTAAATTAGTTGAAGCTGGAGCTTCAATCGATTTAAAATAA
- the rpoB gene encoding DNA-directed RNA polymerase subunit beta, with protein sequence MAYKIRKINRNVERRDYTKVSMNLSLPNLIGIQTETFEWFKTKGIQEVLDEFFPILSFDGSSVLTLENWGFKEPRLSVRQAREESKIYDAPIYANLKLSVNKTEEIQKEFDGVNLDDTLQVLTRWLEEKTAGKSITLKQQTQNSYFFELTVKKAEKPDLIQIDIIEDKRTSLICNVAIYKSGEVFLGDFPLMTEAGTFIINGSQKVIVSQLVRSPGAYFNKELNRKTGEMIYFADIIPSRGTWLEYETDSKKTGTDAINPLYVKIDKSRKTTATSLLLAFGISKEDILDLYDNDEVLAETLQQDSIIGDFKIDWSNQVQEIYKKIRQGETATSEGASKFINSILFDKRKYDLTKAGRFKLKQKLSIKNRILNKVIAEDIVDENNNVLIAKNTEVDKHNIKQISAILDQDVMCVDLNYLSDIPGNRKVQKIKVYKDSELKTETTCLIGLTSQSNEEFITVADILSTVSYLLNLKYNIGEIDDIDNLGNRRVRTVGELLQNQFRMGLNRIDKNVKEKLATSDLYKVRTSTIINAKPLTAIIGEFFNLSQLSQFMDQINPLSELTNKRRLTALGPGGLSRDRAGLEVRDVHPSHYGRICPIETPEGPNIGLINNLSTYAKVNEYGFITTPYRKVIDGIIQNDQVEYLTADQEKNFIIAQSNVNQDENGKILDEIIVSRFNGDDYMAKVEEIDYIDVSPKQIVSVATSGIPFLENDDANRALMGANMQRQAVPLIRPESPIVATGIEFEAARDSGEAVVAKEDAIVKYVDSKTIITDGESGIRTYVLSDYERSNNGTSLTQSPLVRVGDMVKKGEIIADGPSMDQGELAIGQNVVVAFSTYNGYNFEDAIVMSERVVMDDRFTSIHIDEYTLEVRNTKQGQEEVTREIPNMSEQAKRHLDAEGIVAIGTEVKVGDVLVGKVTPKGQVQLSPEDRLLHAIFGEKSRNVKDNSLRVPNGGEGIVQSIKRFKAKSALNPDGIELPADIIEVIKVYVVQKRKIQEGDKMSGRHGNKGIISRILPIEDMPHLEDGTPVDIILNPQGVPSRMNIGQILEIHLGMAAKKLNQKVITPVFEGLNEKELEEIMQEAGMTNYGKVTLIDGQTGEPLDKPIAVGVMYMLKLSHMVDDKIHARNVGPYSLITQQPLGGKAQNGGQRFGEMEVWALEAYGAAHTLREILTIKSDDIKGRSKTYEAIVRSKKIPEPGIPESFNVLSKEIMGLGFNMYMIDEDGEKSAINAYDRKDFEADNYEDDEILVKTDSLYIDDEDVDAEFEDLTYVDENDILKSFELDDDEEE encoded by the coding sequence ATGGCTTATAAAATCAGAAAAATTAATCGTAATGTAGAACGTCGTGATTATACTAAAGTGTCAATGAACCTTTCTCTACCAAACTTAATTGGTATTCAAACTGAAACTTTTGAATGATTTAAAACTAAAGGAATTCAAGAAGTTTTAGATGAGTTTTTCCCAATTTTATCATTTGATGGATCAAGTGTTTTAACTTTAGAAAACTGAGGGTTTAAAGAACCTAGATTAAGTGTAAGACAAGCAAGAGAAGAATCAAAAATCTATGATGCTCCAATTTATGCAAATCTAAAACTATCAGTTAATAAAACTGAAGAAATTCAAAAAGAATTTGATGGTGTTAATTTAGATGATACTTTACAAGTTTTAACTAGATGATTAGAAGAAAAAACTGCAGGTAAATCTATTACATTAAAACAACAAACTCAAAATTCATACTTTTTTGAATTAACTGTTAAAAAAGCAGAAAAACCAGATCTAATTCAAATTGATATTATTGAAGATAAAAGAACTTCATTGATTTGTAATGTAGCTATTTATAAATCAGGTGAAGTGTTTTTAGGTGATTTTCCATTAATGACAGAAGCTGGAACTTTTATTATTAATGGTTCTCAAAAAGTTATTGTATCTCAATTAGTAAGATCTCCAGGAGCTTATTTTAATAAAGAATTAAACCGTAAAACTGGAGAAATGATCTATTTTGCAGACATCATTCCAAGTAGAGGAACTTGATTAGAATATGAAACTGATTCTAAAAAAACTGGAACTGATGCAATCAATCCTTTATATGTAAAAATTGATAAATCAAGAAAAACTACTGCTACTTCATTACTATTAGCATTTGGAATTAGTAAAGAAGATATTTTAGATCTTTATGATAATGATGAAGTATTAGCTGAAACTTTACAACAAGATTCAATTATTGGTGATTTTAAAATTGATTGATCTAACCAAGTTCAAGAAATTTATAAAAAAATTAGACAAGGTGAAACTGCAACTAGTGAAGGTGCTTCTAAATTTATTAATAGTATTTTATTTGATAAAAGAAAATATGATTTAACTAAAGCTGGAAGATTTAAATTAAAACAAAAACTTTCAATCAAAAATAGAATTTTAAATAAAGTAATAGCAGAAGATATTGTTGATGAAAATAATAATGTTTTAATTGCCAAAAATACTGAAGTTGATAAACATAACATTAAACAAATTAGTGCTATTTTAGATCAAGATGTAATGTGTGTTGATCTAAACTATTTATCAGATATTCCTGGAAATAGAAAAGTTCAAAAAATTAAAGTTTATAAAGATAGTGAATTAAAAACTGAAACTACTTGTTTAATTGGATTAACTAGTCAATCTAATGAAGAATTTATAACTGTAGCTGATATTTTATCAACAGTTTCTTATTTATTAAACTTAAAATATAACATTGGTGAAATTGATGATATTGATAATTTAGGAAACAGAAGAGTTAGAACTGTTGGTGAATTATTACAAAATCAATTCAGAATGGGATTAAACCGTATTGATAAAAATGTTAAAGAAAAATTAGCTACAAGTGATTTATATAAAGTAAGAACTTCAACAATTATTAATGCAAAACCTTTAACTGCAATTATTGGAGAATTTTTCAACTTATCACAACTTTCTCAATTCATGGATCAAATTAACCCATTATCAGAATTAACTAATAAACGTAGATTAACAGCTTTAGGACCTGGTGGATTATCAAGAGATAGAGCTGGATTAGAAGTTCGTGACGTGCATCCTTCTCATTATGGAAGAATTTGTCCTATTGAAACTCCAGAAGGACCAAACATTGGTTTAATTAATAACTTATCAACTTATGCAAAAGTTAATGAATATGGATTTATTACAACTCCATATAGAAAAGTTATTGATGGAATTATTCAAAATGATCAAGTTGAATATTTAACAGCTGATCAAGAAAAGAACTTTATTATTGCTCAATCTAATGTAAATCAAGATGAAAATGGAAAAATTTTAGATGAAATTATAGTTTCACGTTTTAATGGTGATGACTATATGGCTAAAGTTGAAGAAATTGATTATATTGATGTTTCACCAAAACAAATTGTCTCAGTTGCTACTTCAGGAATTCCATTCTTAGAAAATGATGATGCTAACCGTGCTTTAATGGGTGCTAACATGCAACGTCAAGCTGTTCCTTTAATTAGACCAGAATCACCAATTGTAGCAACAGGTATTGAATTTGAAGCTGCTCGTGACTCAGGAGAAGCTGTTGTTGCAAAAGAAGATGCAATTGTAAAATATGTTGATTCAAAAACTATTATTACTGATGGAGAATCTGGAATTAGAACTTATGTTTTATCAGATTATGAAAGATCAAATAATGGTACTTCATTAACACAATCACCACTTGTAAGAGTTGGAGATATGGTTAAAAAAGGAGAAATTATTGCTGATGGACCTTCAATGGATCAAGGTGAATTAGCAATTGGTCAAAATGTTGTTGTTGCCTTTTCAACTTATAATGGATATAACTTCGAAGATGCGATTGTTATGTCTGAAAGAGTTGTTATGGATGATAGATTTACTTCAATTCATATTGATGAATATACTTTAGAAGTAAGAAATACAAAACAAGGTCAAGAAGAAGTAACTAGAGAAATTCCAAATATGTCAGAACAAGCCAAACGTCATTTAGATGCTGAAGGTATTGTTGCTATTGGAACTGAAGTTAAAGTTGGAGATGTTTTAGTTGGAAAAGTAACTCCAAAAGGACAAGTTCAACTTTCTCCAGAAGATAGATTACTACATGCTATATTTGGTGAAAAATCTAGAAATGTTAAAGACAATTCATTAAGAGTTCCAAATGGTGGAGAAGGAATTGTTCAATCAATTAAACGTTTTAAAGCAAAAAGTGCATTAAATCCTGATGGAATTGAATTACCAGCTGACATTATTGAAGTAATTAAAGTTTATGTTGTTCAAAAACGTAAAATCCAAGAAGGAGATAAAATGTCTGGACGACATGGAAACAAAGGTATTATTTCAAGAATTTTACCTATTGAAGATATGCCACATCTAGAAGATGGAACTCCAGTTGATATTATCTTAAACCCACAAGGTGTGCCTTCTCGTATGAACATTGGTCAAATTCTAGAAATCCATTTAGGAATGGCTGCTAAAAAATTAAATCAAAAAGTTATTACTCCTGTTTTTGAAGGTTTAAATGAAAAAGAACTAGAAGAAATTATGCAAGAAGCTGGAATGACTAATTATGGTAAAGTTACTTTAATTGATGGTCAAACTGGTGAACCATTAGATAAACCAATTGCAGTTGGAGTTATGTATATGTTAAAACTATCACACATGGTTGATGATAAGATACATGCACGTAACGTTGGTCCTTATTCATTAATTACTCAACAACCATTAGGAGGAAAAGCTCAAAATGGTGGTCAACGTTTTGGAGAAATGGAAGTTTGAGCTTTAGAAGCTTATGGAGCAGCTCACACATTACGTGAAATTTTAACAATTAAATCAGATGATATTAAAGGTCGTTCTAAAACTTATGAAGCAATTGTTAGATCTAAAAAAATTCCTGAACCTGGAATTCCAGAATCATTTAACGTTTTATCAAAAGAAATTATGGGTCTAGGATTTAATATGTATATGATTGATGAAGATGGTGAAAAATCAGCAATTAATGCATATGATAGAAAAGACTTTGAAGCTGATAATTATGAAGATGATGAAATTTTAGTAAAAACAGATAGTCTATATATTGATGATGAAGATGTTGATGCTGAATTTGAAGATTTAACTTATGTTGATGAAAACGACATTTTAAAATCATTTGAACTAGATGATGATGAAGAAGAATAA